From a single Nostoc sp. MS1 genomic region:
- a CDS encoding cytochrome c oxidase subunit II, protein MQQIPVSLWTLIAGIVVGVASLWLGQNHNLLPIEASLQAPLVDGFFNIMFTIAVALFLVVEGTILIFLFKYRRRRGDNTDGLPVEGNLPLEVFWTAIPSIIVICLGIYSVDVYNQMGGLEPGSHPHSSSHVAHASGSAIAATLNDSAATPGIGIGANPTNQGKNADLVVNVTGMQFAWLFDYPNNGISAGELHVPVGADVQLNLKAQDVIHSFWVPQFRLKQDAIPGIATQLRFVATKPGTYPVVCTELCGGYHGSMRTQVIVHTPEEFDSWLAENQVAQQDLHQAVAVNPASLSASEFLAPHTHNMGINAETLESIVNSQ, encoded by the coding sequence ATGCAACAAATTCCTGTTTCACTGTGGACTCTAATTGCAGGAATAGTAGTTGGAGTCGCCAGTCTTTGGCTTGGTCAAAATCACAATCTACTGCCTATTGAAGCATCGCTACAAGCGCCTTTGGTCGATGGCTTTTTTAATATTATGTTTACCATTGCCGTGGCGCTATTTTTGGTAGTGGAAGGCACGATTTTGATTTTCTTGTTTAAATATCGTCGTCGTCGCGGTGATAATACTGATGGCTTACCAGTAGAAGGGAACCTTCCGCTAGAAGTTTTTTGGACGGCGATTCCATCAATAATTGTGATTTGTTTGGGTATATACAGTGTAGATGTCTACAATCAAATGGGAGGATTAGAGCCTGGAAGTCATCCCCATTCTTCATCTCACGTAGCTCATGCTTCTGGAAGTGCCATAGCTGCTACCTTAAATGATAGTGCGGCTACTCCAGGTATCGGCATTGGGGCAAACCCTACAAATCAAGGTAAGAACGCAGACTTGGTAGTTAATGTAACTGGGATGCAGTTTGCTTGGTTATTTGACTATCCCAATAATGGTATATCGGCCGGAGAATTACACGTTCCCGTGGGTGCTGATGTGCAACTCAACCTGAAAGCGCAGGATGTGATTCACTCATTCTGGGTTCCACAATTCCGGCTCAAGCAAGACGCAATTCCCGGTATCGCTACTCAATTAAGATTCGTCGCTACTAAGCCAGGAACATATCCGGTGGTGTGTACTGAATTGTGTGGTGGTTATCATGGTTCGATGCGGACACAGGTTATTGTCCACACACCAGAGGAATTTGATAGCTGGTTGGCAGAAAATCAGGTAGCGCAACAAGATTTACATCAAGCTGTCGCAGTTAACCCAGCTAGTTTATCAGCATCAGAATTTCTTGCACCCCACACCCACAATATGGGGATTAACGCAGAGACTTTGGAGTCAATAGTCAATAGTCAATAG
- the fdxB gene encoding ferredoxin III, nif-specific, whose protein sequence is MAVLTGLTYGGNTWTPKFAQEIDKDKCIGCGRCIKVCGYPVLDLKALNEEGEFVDDEEDDEIERKVMVVAHPENCIGCQACARICPKNCYTHATLEN, encoded by the coding sequence ATGGCCGTACTCACAGGATTGACCTACGGAGGCAACACTTGGACACCTAAATTCGCCCAAGAAATTGACAAAGATAAATGTATCGGTTGTGGCAGATGTATTAAAGTATGTGGCTATCCTGTGTTGGATTTAAAAGCACTCAATGAAGAAGGCGAATTTGTAGACGATGAGGAAGATGATGAAATCGAGCGCAAAGTAATGGTAGTTGCTCATCCAGAGAACTGTATTGGATGTCAAGCTTGTGCGCGGATTTGTCCTAAAAACTGCTACACTCACGCCACATTGGAAAATTAA
- a CDS encoding helix-turn-helix domain-containing protein: MPYTIPNNSCVGCDNCRPQCPTGAITIEKNEYWIDPFLCNNCEGYYAEPQCVIACPTKSPIQWQAKKGRCKVEPRDATSPDLFSNGKNNPFASAIAIWEACNLLAQRTSLNWEIDEAGYVCYSRVVNQGRGKIAFHIQNPFQVNDKVRDLEVLEAFDIRAACIHLILAAHATALDKPWEQEFTIDERQLEKYLGLEKRKDLSKAAKLALMKNLVQQACSLIISMDWPQQGQVKGFSVSSNRLWHLIGIQHHFQEDNLGCKYLVGLTFKVKAGIWSQYFLNKQGCKERAAFYQYGSLPKTVLTTVMSIWQQHEGAVRLMLWLLFKTKMGKEQRITVPTLLRIAYGQEKVNLASRHRDERKRLLRTFESDLEVLNHLGIKPIFDPVTYPPAIQPLWAKLIDIPEDPDEALEFWINDAGGENRLTDNGPRGKWNLLMNARILSFELPPEWERQIAESEKKQRRTAKTRQKIKTAGDLVGEQILQARKTLNLSQRELAKLTGKSQSWIRDIENGRLKAKLEDQALLRKVLHIA, translated from the coding sequence ATGCCTTATACAATTCCTAACAACAGTTGCGTTGGATGTGACAACTGCCGTCCCCAATGTCCTACGGGTGCAATCACAATAGAAAAAAATGAATACTGGATAGATCCATTTCTTTGTAATAATTGTGAAGGTTATTATGCCGAACCGCAGTGTGTGATAGCCTGTCCGACAAAATCCCCAATACAGTGGCAAGCCAAGAAGGGGAGATGTAAAGTAGAACCGCGAGATGCTACTAGTCCTGACTTATTTTCCAATGGAAAGAATAACCCATTTGCATCGGCGATCGCAATTTGGGAAGCCTGCAACCTACTAGCACAACGTACATCCCTAAATTGGGAAATAGATGAAGCCGGCTATGTCTGCTACAGCCGGGTCGTTAACCAAGGACGAGGTAAAATTGCTTTCCACATCCAGAACCCATTCCAAGTCAACGATAAGGTAAGAGATTTGGAAGTTCTCGAAGCGTTTGATATTAGAGCCGCTTGTATCCATTTGATTCTAGCTGCCCATGCTACCGCTTTAGATAAACCTTGGGAGCAGGAGTTTACTATCGATGAACGACAGCTAGAAAAATACTTAGGGTTAGAAAAACGCAAAGACTTAAGCAAAGCTGCCAAATTAGCTCTAATGAAAAATCTTGTGCAGCAAGCTTGCTCTCTTATTATCTCGATGGACTGGCCCCAGCAAGGACAAGTCAAGGGGTTTTCCGTTAGCAGTAACCGCTTGTGGCATTTGATAGGTATTCAGCACCATTTTCAAGAAGATAATTTGGGTTGTAAATATCTAGTAGGGCTAACTTTTAAAGTTAAAGCCGGGATATGGAGCCAATATTTCCTCAATAAACAAGGATGCAAAGAACGCGCCGCATTCTATCAATATGGCAGCCTACCCAAGACTGTGTTAACTACAGTCATGAGTATCTGGCAGCAACATGAGGGAGCAGTAAGGCTAATGCTGTGGTTGCTGTTTAAAACCAAAATGGGTAAGGAACAACGTATTACAGTTCCTACCTTACTTCGCATTGCTTATGGTCAAGAAAAAGTCAATCTTGCTTCCAGACATCGAGACGAACGCAAACGTCTACTACGAACATTTGAAAGCGATTTAGAAGTGTTAAATCATTTAGGAATTAAACCCATTTTTGACCCCGTTACCTATCCCCCAGCAATTCAACCATTATGGGCCAAGTTAATAGATATTCCCGAAGACCCCGATGAAGCCTTAGAGTTTTGGATTAATGATGCTGGGGGTGAAAATCGCCTCACAGATAACGGCCCCCGTGGTAAATGGAATTTGTTGATGAATGCACGGATTTTATCTTTTGAATTACCGCCAGAATGGGAAAGACAAATTGCCGAATCAGAGAAGAAACAACGGCGCACAGCCAAGACTAGACAAAAAATCAAAACAGCAGGTGATTTAGTTGGTGAGCAAATTTTACAAGCTCGAAAAACTTTAAATCTTTCTCAGCGCGAATTGGCCAAGCTGACAGGTAAAAGCCAAAGTTGGATTCGAGATATCGAAAATGGTCGGCTAAAAGCGAAGTTAGAAGACCAAGCACTATTACGAAAAGTGCTACATATCGCTTAA
- a CDS encoding ATP-binding protein, translated as MKLDLQKFYQACNPSKTLAVENAEDQQYYIDFASVRGGRIIEELRDNITFFSPDEPTCELFTGHIGCGKSTELLRLKAELEQAGFHVVYFESSQDLEMSDVDIGDILLAIARRVAESLDSLEKQLKIPEPKGLRKIIEGAAKLVQVEIEWSAEFTLGIGKITAKVKNSPELRNKLREYLGPRTKSILDVINEELIESATDKLKQHNKKGLVVIVDNLDRLDISQKPWGRPQPEYIFVDRGEQLRQLKCHVVYTIPLSLRFSNDIERLTQRFMVDPKVLPMVPAQQRNGFICEEGMYLLKQMVLARAFPYVPETERLNLISQIFDQPQTFERLCLVSGGHVRELLRLLYDWIKKQRKLPLEREILESVVRYRCNQMALAITDDEWELLRQVAKNHRVNGDEGYRSLIHSRFVYEYCDRNGFWFGINPMLAEAPGLKL; from the coding sequence ATGAAACTGGACTTGCAAAAGTTTTATCAGGCGTGCAACCCTAGCAAAACTTTGGCGGTGGAAAACGCCGAGGATCAACAATACTATATTGATTTTGCCTCAGTTCGGGGAGGCAGAATTATTGAAGAATTAAGAGACAATATTACATTTTTCTCGCCCGATGAGCCTACCTGTGAACTTTTTACAGGGCATATTGGTTGCGGTAAATCTACAGAATTGCTCAGACTCAAAGCCGAATTAGAACAAGCAGGTTTTCATGTAGTGTATTTTGAGTCTAGTCAAGATTTAGAAATGAGTGATGTGGATATAGGGGATATTCTACTAGCGATCGCTCGTCGTGTTGCCGAAAGTCTTGACAGTTTGGAAAAACAACTAAAAATCCCTGAACCTAAAGGGCTGAGGAAAATCATCGAAGGTGCAGCCAAACTAGTACAGGTAGAAATTGAATGGTCGGCTGAGTTTACATTAGGGATAGGCAAGATTACCGCCAAAGTCAAAAATAGCCCTGAGTTGCGTAACAAGTTAAGAGAATATCTCGGCCCCCGTACCAAAAGCATTTTAGATGTTATTAACGAGGAATTAATAGAGTCTGCTACCGATAAACTCAAGCAACACAATAAGAAAGGACTGGTAGTCATTGTTGATAATCTTGACCGTCTGGATATTTCGCAAAAGCCTTGGGGAAGACCGCAACCAGAATATATATTTGTCGATCGGGGTGAACAGTTACGCCAACTCAAATGTCATGTAGTTTATACAATTCCCCTATCGTTGAGGTTTTCCAATGATATAGAACGGTTAACCCAGCGATTTATGGTAGACCCTAAAGTATTACCAATGGTTCCCGCGCAGCAACGTAATGGCTTCATTTGTGAAGAAGGGATGTATTTACTAAAACAAATGGTGCTGGCGCGGGCTTTTCCCTATGTACCGGAAACAGAACGATTGAATTTGATTTCGCAAATATTCGATCAGCCGCAAACTTTCGAGAGGTTGTGTCTGGTGAGTGGCGGTCATGTGCGCGAATTACTCCGCCTGCTTTACGATTGGATTAAAAAGCAAAGAAAATTGCCATTAGAGCGAGAAATATTAGAAAGTGTGGTCAGATATCGCTGTAATCAAATGGCTTTGGCAATTACTGATGATGAGTGGGAACTACTGCGTCAAGTAGCGAAAAATCACAGAGTCAACGGTGATGAAGGATATCGCAGTTTAATACACAGTCGGTTTGTCTATGAATATTGCGATCGCAATGGTTTTTGGTTTGGGATTAATCCTATGTTGGCAGAAGCACCAGGGTTAAAGTTATGA